The following coding sequences lie in one Saccharopolyspora hordei genomic window:
- the serC gene encoding phosphoserine transaminase produces the protein MTQAETIDPTTLKLPDEFKPSDGRFGCGPSKVRDEQLARLAGEGAAVMGTSHRQKPVKSLVGRVREGLRELFSLPDGYEVVLGVGGTTAFWDAATFGLVRERSLHLTYGEFSSKFAKAAQSAPFLGDPVVVSADPGDAPEPVADPSADLIAWAHNETSTGVMLAPTRPEGSEHALIAVDATSGAGGLPFDPADVDVYYFAPQKCFAADGGLWLAAMSPAAIERIGEIGASGRWVPEFLSLTTALDNSRKDQTYNTPAVATLFLLADQIDWMNGQGGLDWCVKRTRESSQRLYEWAEASEFATPFVADPAKRSQVVGTIDFADSVDAAAVAKALRANGIVDTEPYRKLGRNQLRIGMFPAIEPDDVTALTKAIDWVVSQLS, from the coding sequence ATGACGCAGGCCGAGACCATCGACCCGACGACCCTGAAGCTGCCCGACGAGTTCAAGCCGTCCGACGGCCGGTTCGGTTGCGGTCCGTCCAAGGTCCGCGACGAGCAGCTGGCCCGACTGGCCGGTGAGGGTGCCGCCGTGATGGGCACCTCGCACCGCCAGAAGCCGGTGAAGTCCCTGGTCGGCCGGGTCCGGGAGGGACTGCGGGAGCTGTTCTCGCTGCCCGACGGCTACGAGGTCGTGCTGGGCGTCGGCGGGACCACGGCGTTCTGGGACGCGGCGACCTTCGGCCTGGTCCGCGAGCGCTCGCTGCACCTGACCTACGGCGAGTTCTCCTCGAAGTTCGCCAAGGCCGCCCAGAGCGCCCCGTTCCTGGGCGACCCGGTGGTCGTCTCCGCCGACCCGGGTGACGCGCCGGAGCCGGTGGCGGACCCGAGCGCCGACCTGATCGCCTGGGCGCACAACGAGACCTCCACCGGCGTGATGCTCGCGCCGACCCGCCCGGAGGGCTCGGAGCACGCGCTGATCGCGGTGGACGCCACCTCCGGTGCCGGCGGGCTGCCGTTCGACCCCGCGGACGTGGACGTCTACTACTTCGCCCCGCAGAAGTGCTTCGCCGCCGACGGCGGCCTGTGGCTGGCCGCGATGAGCCCGGCCGCGATCGAGCGGATCGGCGAGATCGGCGCGTCCGGTCGCTGGGTGCCGGAGTTCCTGTCGCTGACCACCGCGCTGGACAACTCCCGCAAGGACCAGACCTACAACACCCCCGCGGTGGCCACGCTGTTCCTGCTGGCCGACCAGATCGACTGGATGAACGGCCAGGGCGGCCTGGACTGGTGCGTCAAGCGCACCCGCGAGTCCTCGCAGCGGCTCTACGAGTGGGCCGAGGCCTCGGAGTTCGCGACGCCGTTCGTCGCCGACCCGGCGAAGCGCTCCCAGGTGGTCGGCACCATCGACTTCGCCGACTCGGTGGACGCCGCCGCGGTGGCCAAGGCGCTGCGCGCCAACGGCATCGTGGACACCGAGCCGTACCGCAAGCTGGGCCGGAACCAGCTGCGCATCGGCATGTTCCCGGCGATCGAGCCGGATGACGTCACCGCGCTGACGAAAGCCATCGACTGGGTGGTTTCGCAGCTGTCCTGA
- the sepH gene encoding septation protein SepH, whose protein sequence is MRALRVVGLDEDGESVICEDPENGERFTVPADERLRAAARGDLTRLGQVQIEMESQMRPREIQARIRAGASVQQVAEASGVPEHRVERYAYPVLLERRQIADMAQRAHPVREDGPDVQTLGEVVAHTFGMRGHDYSEAEWDSWRGEDGKWVVQLHWQAGRSENLAHWVFHPGAHGGTVAALDDHAADLLDPSPNRPLRTVRPVTELAREALQLDQQDRPEPPAPAAPEAPVAAAPVLEPTAPERPAEPEAPEPAEDKPAAESAESASAGEPDESARKEPRRGRKSHPIVPSWEDVLLGVRSHR, encoded by the coding sequence ATGCGAGCGCTGCGAGTGGTCGGGCTCGACGAGGACGGTGAATCCGTCATCTGCGAGGACCCGGAGAACGGCGAGCGCTTCACCGTGCCCGCCGACGAGAGGCTGCGCGCCGCGGCCCGCGGCGACCTCACGCGCCTCGGCCAGGTGCAGATCGAGATGGAGTCGCAGATGCGGCCACGTGAGATCCAGGCCCGCATCCGCGCAGGCGCGTCCGTCCAGCAGGTCGCCGAGGCGTCCGGCGTCCCGGAGCACCGCGTGGAGCGCTACGCCTACCCCGTCCTGCTGGAACGCCGGCAGATCGCCGACATGGCCCAGCGCGCGCACCCGGTCCGCGAGGACGGCCCGGACGTGCAGACCCTCGGCGAGGTCGTCGCGCACACCTTCGGGATGCGCGGCCACGACTACTCCGAGGCCGAGTGGGACTCCTGGCGCGGTGAGGACGGCAAGTGGGTCGTCCAGCTGCACTGGCAGGCGGGCCGCTCGGAGAACCTCGCCCACTGGGTGTTCCACCCGGGCGCGCACGGCGGCACCGTCGCGGCGCTGGACGACCACGCGGCCGACCTGCTCGACCCGTCGCCCAACCGCCCGCTGCGCACCGTCCGCCCGGTGACCGAGCTGGCGCGCGAAGCGCTCCAGCTCGACCAGCAGGACCGGCCGGAGCCACCGGCACCTGCGGCACCGGAAGCACCGGTGGCCGCGGCCCCGGTGCTGGAGCCCACGGCCCCGGAGCGCCCGGCGGAGCCGGAGGCACCGGAGCCCGCGGAGGACAAGCCGGCGGCGGAGAGCGCCGAGAGCGCGTCCGCCGGGGAGCCGGACGAGTCGGCGCGCAAGGAGCCGCGCCGCGGTCGGAAGAGCCACCCGATCGTGCCGTCCTGGGAGGACGTGCTGCTCGGGGTCCGCTCCCACCGCTGA
- a CDS encoding DUF2537 domain-containing protein, with amino-acid sequence MRESGWELHARSGRAVLVRDTDQEIDPRRLSLSDSLVEALHEWAHVADAAHDEDTAFADRELISRRGRQLAMRLAAETGGQVSYLDPLSGHLDRVGRPAPARPARRSVVPVSADVPTPWGPGLTVSAIIAAITTITLVVVTLGLADVSGVLATVVNLAVAAGFAPSIWLGRRIAVWRWVAYGTAAGIVLAWLALLLSLLSPTVPQV; translated from the coding sequence ATGCGCGAGTCCGGGTGGGAGCTGCACGCGCGCTCCGGGCGCGCGGTGCTGGTGCGCGACACCGACCAGGAGATCGACCCCCGTCGGCTGAGCCTGTCCGACTCGCTGGTCGAAGCGCTGCACGAGTGGGCGCACGTCGCCGACGCGGCGCACGACGAGGACACGGCGTTCGCCGACCGCGAGCTGATCTCCCGGCGCGGCCGCCAGCTGGCGATGCGGCTCGCGGCGGAGACCGGCGGCCAGGTCAGCTACCTCGACCCGCTCAGCGGCCACCTCGACCGCGTCGGCCGCCCCGCGCCGGCCCGCCCGGCCCGTCGCTCCGTGGTGCCGGTGTCCGCCGACGTCCCGACGCCCTGGGGTCCGGGCCTGACGGTGAGCGCCATCATCGCGGCGATCACCACGATCACCCTGGTGGTGGTGACCCTCGGCCTGGCGGACGTCAGCGGGGTCCTGGCGACGGTGGTCAACCTGGCGGTGGCGGCGGGCTTCGCCCCGTCGATCTGGCTCGGCCGCCGCATCGCGGTCTGGCGCTGGGTCGCCTACGGCACGGCGGCGGGCATCGTGCTGGCCTGGCTGGCGCTGCTCCTCAGCCTCCTGAGCCCCACCGTTCCGCAGGTGTGA
- a CDS encoding TrmH family RNA methyltransferase — translation MRCVAHIIEITEADDPRVDDFRDLSRADRRPDRPGGRGLVIAEGVVVVERLLASPYPVRALFGVRRRIEELAEATAALDVPAYVTSADVMAQVVGFHLNRGVLAVADRAPVVPAAELVERSRRLAVLEGIGDHENLGALFRNAAALGVDGVLLGPGCSDPLYRRSVRVSMGHVLRVPFAHLSTWPEDLKLLRDNGFRIAALTPRANAESLRDAALDDGRVAVLLGSEGPGLTDEAIAAADLAVRIPMAGGVDSLNVATAGAIAFHAMSGV, via the coding sequence ATGCGGTGCGTGGCGCACATCATCGAGATCACCGAGGCCGACGACCCACGGGTCGACGACTTCCGCGATCTGTCGCGCGCGGACCGCCGGCCGGACCGGCCGGGCGGGCGCGGGCTGGTGATCGCCGAGGGCGTCGTGGTGGTCGAGCGGCTGCTCGCCTCGCCCTACCCCGTGCGGGCCCTGTTCGGCGTGCGCCGCCGCATCGAGGAGCTGGCCGAGGCCACGGCCGCCCTCGACGTGCCCGCCTACGTCACCAGCGCCGACGTCATGGCGCAGGTGGTCGGGTTCCACCTCAACCGCGGCGTGCTGGCCGTGGCCGACCGCGCCCCGGTGGTCCCGGCGGCCGAGCTGGTCGAGCGCTCCCGCCGCCTGGCCGTCCTGGAGGGCATCGGCGACCACGAGAACCTGGGCGCGCTGTTCCGCAACGCCGCGGCGCTGGGCGTCGACGGCGTGCTGCTCGGCCCCGGCTGCTCGGACCCGCTGTACCGGCGCAGCGTCCGGGTGTCCATGGGGCACGTGCTGCGGGTGCCGTTCGCGCACCTGAGCACCTGGCCGGAAGACCTCAAGCTGTTGCGCGACAACGGGTTCCGCATCGCCGCGCTGACGCCCCGCGCCAACGCGGAGAGCCTGCGCGACGCGGCGCTGGACGACGGCCGGGTCGCGGTCCTGCTCGGTTCCGAGGGACCGGGCCTCACCGACGAGGCGATCGCCGCCGCCGACCTGGCGGTGCGCATCCCGATGGCCGGCGGCGTGGACTCGCTCAACGTCGCGACCGCCGGTGCGATCGCCTTCCACGCGATGAGCGGGGTGTGA